GTGAAAGAGCATCATGCAGTACATGTCATGATTCACACGGAATAAGCAGTCTGCAGGGAACAGCTGCCAACAATAGTAATTTAATCAATTTCAACACCAACTATGTAACTCCATCCAGTAGTGGTATCCTGAGATTTGAAGATCTTGGAACCAATAAAGGGCGGTGCTACCTGAGATGTCATGGGGAAAATCACAACCCTCTCTCCTATTAGAATTGTATTCAGGAAATTATAATCAAACTACCGGCAAATAAATATTCAGAGCAATGAGACAAATGATTGAATGCAGCAATTGTACAAGCTCGAATTGTTTCCTGAAAAAATTCTGCAAAGGAGAAAATTTAAGTATTATTTCTGCCTTAAAGAATCAAAATATTTACAAAAAGGGTGACGCCATTTTCAGGGAAGGAAATACAATGCAGGGAATTCACTTCATCATGAGAGGTGGAATAAAGGTAGTAACTACCAATATAAATGGCAGAGAACAGGTAGTACGTTTGGCTTCTGATGGCGATATTCTTGGTCACAGAGTGCTTGGAAATGACAAGTACTATTTTAATGCCATCGCGATGATGGAAACCATTGTGTGTTTTATTGAAACCAATGTATTCCGCGAAGCGTGTATGAACAACCCTGAATTCGCTTACAATCTCATCCTCTTTTACGCTCTTGAACTGCGAAGAACTGAACTAAGGGTAAAATATCATGCACAAATGAATATCCGTGAAAAAGTGGCGGAAGCATTTGATTATCTCAATGAAATTTTCGGAATCGATCCAAAATCAAAAACACTGAATATCGAATTGAGCAGAAGAGAAATTGCAGACATCGCAGGCACTACACCCGAACAAGTCACCCGACAGCTAAGCGATTTTGAAAGTGAAAAATTGATCTACAGAACAAAAAGAGATATTCAGATTCTCAACAAAAAAGGAATTGAAAATATAGTCCGTGACTATAAAATTGAATAAAATTCATAATTAGAATTCAAAGAACAAATTTACCTATCCAATAATTACTTTTCACTAATTTTAATACTGCGGAAGATTTTCAAAAACACAATCCCTTGCCCTGGTCAGGGTGTCTGCAATTCAAATGATGAAATTCAAATTGTTTACACAAACCGGCAATTTTCACTTGTTCATCCTGTTGGTCCTTGCTTTGGGATTGAATTTCAATACGCTTCAAAATGAATATGCGCTCGATGATTATGTTGTGCTCACTCAGAACAAATATGTTCAAAAAGGAGTAGCAGGAATTCCTGAAATTCTTGGGAATGACCTGATGACAGGGACTACTGATAAAAACCTATTAAATCAATCGAGATACAGACCATTTTCCTTAATTATTTTTGCGCTCGAACATCAGTTCTTTGGAGATAATCCGGTTATTAGTCATCTGATCAATGTCTTACTTTTCGCCCTGCTCATAGTATTACTTTACCGTCTGCTAAGTAAATATCTGTTCAGGGAGTATCCTGTCTACTTTTCTTTCTTTACCTGCCTTCTTTTTGTAACCCATCCCATACATACTGAAGTGATTGCAAATGTCAAGAGCAGGGATGAATTAATCGCCTTTCTTTTACTCGCATTATCACTCATCACTTTCTTATCCTACAGTACAAAAAGATCCGGATTCTATCTGGCTGTTGCACTGACCACTTTCTTTTTTGCTCTCCTCACCAGGGAAAGCGCAGTTACTTTTGTCCTCATCTTTCCGCTTGCTTTATTTTTCTTTTATAAACGAGGATTATTCAATGCGATTAAAGAATCATTTCCATTCCTGATTGTTCTCGCCATATATCTGGCTCTTCGCTTTTCCATTGTAAGTACAACGAAACCACTTTTGACAGATATATTAAATGCCCCATTTCTGTTCGCGACAGCTGCACAGGCTTTTGCTACAAAGATTTACATTCTCTTATTGTATATTGGAATTCTCATTTTCCCTTCTCCCCTCTCCTGTGATTATTCCTTTAACCAGATTCCCTATATCGAACCGGGTTCCTTTCAATTCATTGCTTCAATAATTACTCTTGGAGCACTCCTTTACTTTGCATACAGTTTATATAAAAAGAATCCAATTCTCTCTTTTTCCATTCTTTTCTTTTTTATCACAATTTCAATTGCATCAAATTTACTGGTGGATATCGGAACTCCCTTCTCAGAGCGCCTTCTGTTTCAATCTTCACTGGCATTTTGCATCGCCCTTGGAGCCGGTTTTTCCAAACTTTACAACAAATCAAAACCCATTACACTTATTTTGTTGGCCGGAATACTTTCAGCCTATTCGGCTAAAACTATCCTACGCAATTCAGACTGGAAAAACAACGAAACTCTTTTCCTTAAAGATGCTGAATCAACTCCGAACAGCGCAAGAACAACCTGGGCCGCCTGTGAGATCTACAGAACCAGGGCTGAGAAAGAACCGGATGAATTGCTGAAAAATCAGTATCTGGACAAGTCCATCACCTATGGTGAAAAATGCATCCGGATTTACCCTGGTTATGCCACTGCTTATATCAGTCTGGGATTTCCATATTATTACAAAGGAAATTTCGACAAAGCCGCTGAACTCTGGAAGAAAAGTTATCAGCTGGATTCCATTTCACCACAAGCAAGAATCTGCCTGAATGTATTGAGTAAAGATTATTTTTATCGGGGAAATTTACTGACTGAAAATGGTCATACAAAAGAAGCTATCATGAATTACTCAAAAGCAACCGATCTGAATCCTCAGAATACTGAAGCCTGGTACTTCCTGGGTGGATTACAATATCTTGATGGAGATTCAGTCACTGCAGAGAAATCCTGGCAAAGAGTAAAACAGCTGGATCCACAACACCCCTTAAATTTGGATTTCTTTCTAACCAGATAAGCATTTTCATCGGACACAAAACTATTTATGATTTCATCAGGCACATTTAATCTCTCAAATAAATTCAAGCTGATCAGCCTGATTCTATTTAGCCTGACTTTAAATATAAACACGCTGTTTCACGACTATGCTCTTGATGATATCGTTGTGCTCACGGAAAATAAATTTGTGAAAGAGGGAATCAAGGGAATTCCGAAAATACTACAAACAGATTATATAGCCGGCTATTCGAGTGAAGCGAATATTCTTGCAGGCGCCCGATACCGGCCACTCTCTCTGATTTCCTTTGCTTTGGAATACCAGTTTTTTGGAGCGAATCCGATGATTAGTCATGTG
Above is a window of Bacteroidota bacterium DNA encoding:
- a CDS encoding Crp/Fnr family transcriptional regulator yields the protein MRQMIECSNCTSSNCFLKKFCKGENLSIISALKNQNIYKKGDAIFREGNTMQGIHFIMRGGIKVVTTNINGREQVVRLASDGDILGHRVLGNDKYYFNAIAMMETIVCFIETNVFREACMNNPEFAYNLILFYALELRRTELRVKYHAQMNIREKVAEAFDYLNEIFGIDPKSKTLNIELSRREIADIAGTTPEQVTRQLSDFESEKLIYRTKRDIQILNKKGIENIVRDYKIE
- a CDS encoding tetratricopeptide repeat protein yields the protein MMKFKLFTQTGNFHLFILLVLALGLNFNTLQNEYALDDYVVLTQNKYVQKGVAGIPEILGNDLMTGTTDKNLLNQSRYRPFSLIIFALEHQFFGDNPVISHLINVLLFALLIVLLYRLLSKYLFREYPVYFSFFTCLLFVTHPIHTEVIANVKSRDELIAFLLLALSLITFLSYSTKRSGFYLAVALTTFFFALLTRESAVTFVLIFPLALFFFYKRGLFNAIKESFPFLIVLAIYLALRFSIVSTTKPLLTDILNAPFLFATAAQAFATKIYILLLYIGILIFPSPLSCDYSFNQIPYIEPGSFQFIASIITLGALLYFAYSLYKKNPILSFSILFFFITISIASNLLVDIGTPFSERLLFQSSLAFCIALGAGFSKLYNKSKPITLILLAGILSAYSAKTILRNSDWKNNETLFLKDAESTPNSARTTWAACEIYRTRAEKEPDELLKNQYLDKSITYGEKCIRIYPGYATAYISLGFPYYYKGNFDKAAELWKKSYQLDSISPQARICLNVLSKDYFYRGNLLTENGHTKEAIMNYSKATDLNPQNTEAWYFLGGLQYLDGDSVTAEKSWQRVKQLDPQHPLNLDFFLTR